TCGGCGATGGCGGGCCACAGGCCAAGGCCCTCGTAGATCAGCCGCGAGCCGTAGGACAGCGCCGTGGAGCGGGCGTCGTAACTGGGCTGGTAGCCGTCGCCGGGGGCGAACGGCTCGATCAGCGCGATGCGCCAGCCGCGCCTGCGCGCCTCGCCCTGCAGGGCCAGCGCCAGGCTGGCGCCGACCAGCCCGCCACCGATGATCGCCACATCCACGCGCAGCATGGCCTCAGGCTACCTGAGCGCGGGCGGCAGCCATCAGGGCCTCGATCTCGTCGACGGCCTTGGGCACGTCGTTGGTGAGAATCTCGCAGCCGCTCTTGGTCACCACCACGTCATCCTCGATGCGTACGCCGATGCCGCGCCATTTCTTGGCGACGTTCTGGTTATCCACCGCGATGTAGATGCCCGGCTCGACGGTCATCGCCATGCCCACTTCGAGTACGCGCCATTCGCCGCCGACCTTGTATTCGCCGACATCGTGCACGTCCATGCCCAGCCAGTGCCCGGCGCGGTGCATGTAGAAGGGCTTGTAGGCCTCGGCGGCGATCAGCTCGTCGACATCGCCCTGCAGCAGGCCCAGCTCCACCAGGCCCCTGGTAATGACCCGCACCGTGGCCTCGTGGGCCTCGTTCCAGTGGCGGCCCGGGGCGATGAACTTGAAGGCTTCCCTGTTCGCGGCCAGCACGATCTCGTAGATGGCCTTCTGCTCGGGCGAGAATTTGCCGCTGACCGGGAAGGTGCGGGTGATGTCGCTGGCGTAGCAGTCGATCTCGCAACCGGCGTCGATCAGCACCAGGTCGCCATCCTTGAGCAGCGCGTCGTTCTCGCGGTAATGCAGGATGCAGGCGTTCCTGCCGGCGGCGACGATGGAGCCGTAGGCCGGCATCTTCGCGCCGCCCTTGCGGAATTCGTAATCCAGTTCGGCTTCCAGGTGGTACTCGTAGAGCCCGGCACGGCTGGCCTGCATGGCCTTGATATGGGCACGGGCGGAAATCTGCGCCGCTTCGCGCATCACTTTCACCTCACCGGCCGACTTGTACAGGCGCAGGTCGTGCAGGAAATGGTTCAGCGCAACGAATTCCTTGGGCGGCGAGGCGCCCTGACGGGCCTTGGAGCGGATCACGTTGACCCACTCCATCAGGTGCCGGTCGAACTCGGGGTTGGTGCCCACGGCGTAGTAAACGCGCTCACGCCCCTCGATCAGGCCCGGCAGGATGTCGTCGATATCGCCGATGGGAAAGGCATCATCCGCGCCGTACTGGCTGATCGCCCCCTCCTGGCCGGCGCGCAGGCCGTCCCACAGTTCGCGCTCGGGATCACGCTCGCGACAGAAGAGCACATACTCGCCATGCTCGCGGCCGGGGATCAGGGCGATCACCGCCTCGGGCTCGGGAAAGCCGGATAGGTACTGGAAGTCGCTGTCCTGGCGGTAGATATGCTCGACGTCGCGGTTGCGAATGAACACCGGCGCCGCCGGCAGGATGGCGATGCTGTTGGGTTCCATCTGCGCCATCAGCGCCTTGCGACGGCGGGCGTATTCCGCTTTGGAGATGCTGGTCATGGGCAGGCTCGATTCCGGTCGGTGAAGGGCGCGATCAGTGCAGCGAAGGCTTGGGCGCCGGAGCAGCCGGCTTGGCGCACTCGCTGAACAGCAGCAGCGGCGCGACGCGCAGGTACTCCATGACCTCCATGTAATCGTTCTCGCCGTCCTCGGATTCGTCCAGCGCGTTCTGCACCTGGGCGATAGCGGACAAATCCTGCAGCACTTCCATGGCTTCGGCGCTCAGCGCGGCATCGCCGACGGTCAGCCCGAAACCG
Above is a genomic segment from Pseudomonas argentinensis containing:
- the pepP gene encoding Xaa-Pro aminopeptidase encodes the protein MTSISKAEYARRRKALMAQMEPNSIAILPAAPVFIRNRDVEHIYRQDSDFQYLSGFPEPEAVIALIPGREHGEYVLFCRERDPERELWDGLRAGQEGAISQYGADDAFPIGDIDDILPGLIEGRERVYYAVGTNPEFDRHLMEWVNVIRSKARQGASPPKEFVALNHFLHDLRLYKSAGEVKVMREAAQISARAHIKAMQASRAGLYEYHLEAELDYEFRKGGAKMPAYGSIVAAGRNACILHYRENDALLKDGDLVLIDAGCEIDCYASDITRTFPVSGKFSPEQKAIYEIVLAANREAFKFIAPGRHWNEAHEATVRVITRGLVELGLLQGDVDELIAAEAYKPFYMHRAGHWLGMDVHDVGEYKVGGEWRVLEVGMAMTVEPGIYIAVDNQNVAKKWRGIGVRIEDDVVVTKSGCEILTNDVPKAVDEIEALMAAARAQVA